In one window of Spartinivicinus marinus DNA:
- a CDS encoding LysR family transcriptional regulator yields the protein MDTHSLNAFVAVAENGSFSVAAEKLHLTQPAVSKRIAVLEQMLDAKLFDRVGRTISLTEAGKVLLPKAYQIISTIADTQREIQNLTGNISGTLTLATSHHIGLHRLPPLLKQFTTQFTDVALDINFIDSEWAYEGIQQGQVELAVITLAPTPSTNVTSEKIWDDPLVFVAAPDHPLAKQAQLTLEDLINYSAIFPGSNTFTHHIVKSLFNEAGLHLNIAMATNYLETIKMMVAVGLAWSVLPQAMVDDSLRILPINTQSINRQLGYIHHPERTLSNAAKAFIELLQAAKGT from the coding sequence ATGGATACACACTCTCTTAACGCATTTGTTGCGGTTGCTGAAAACGGTTCATTTTCAGTAGCCGCAGAAAAACTCCATCTCACTCAGCCAGCAGTAAGTAAACGCATTGCGGTACTCGAACAAATGCTCGATGCTAAATTATTTGACCGCGTTGGCCGCACAATTAGCCTGACAGAAGCAGGAAAAGTGTTATTACCCAAGGCTTATCAGATAATCAGCACCATTGCAGATACACAGCGTGAGATTCAAAATTTAACCGGTAACATCTCAGGCACCCTGACCCTGGCCACCAGCCACCATATTGGCCTACATCGCCTCCCGCCTTTACTAAAGCAATTTACCACTCAGTTCACTGATGTTGCTTTGGATATTAACTTTATTGACTCTGAATGGGCCTATGAGGGTATTCAGCAAGGGCAAGTAGAGCTAGCGGTAATTACCTTAGCGCCTACTCCTAGCACGAATGTCACTTCAGAAAAAATTTGGGATGACCCATTGGTATTTGTTGCTGCACCAGACCATCCGCTGGCTAAACAAGCGCAGCTAACGTTAGAGGACTTAATTAATTACAGTGCTATTTTCCCAGGTAGCAATACTTTTACTCACCATATCGTGAAATCATTATTTAACGAAGCGGGTTTACACCTTAACATTGCCATGGCCACCAACTATTTAGAAACCATTAAAATGATGGTTGCCGTAGGGCTGGCCTGGAGTGTGCTGCCACAAGCAATGGTAGATGATAGTCTTAGAATATTACCTATAAACACCCAGTCTATTAACCGACAGTTGGGCTATATTCATCATCCAGAGCGAACACTGTCAAATGCAGCCAAGGCGTTTATTGAGCTATTACAAGCTGCTAAAGGAACTTAA
- a CDS encoding SixA phosphatase family protein, which translates to MKELLLVRHAKSSWKDDSLADFDRPLNKRGKKTAPLMGQLLADKHWHPDRVFASPAARAKATAELLLPALAIPPDQVDWYPALYDASAKAIFNVIKQAPAACQRLMIIGHNPGIEETIETLDPKFSEMIPTCCVTRIRCNIKNWQEISKKCGEVMDCLKPKEVLAELI; encoded by the coding sequence ATGAAGGAACTATTACTAGTACGCCATGCCAAATCCAGCTGGAAAGACGACTCACTGGCTGACTTTGATCGGCCTTTAAACAAACGGGGCAAAAAAACCGCACCCTTAATGGGACAGCTATTAGCCGACAAGCACTGGCACCCTGATCGCGTATTTGCCAGCCCAGCAGCCCGAGCCAAGGCCACGGCAGAATTACTATTGCCCGCGCTAGCGATTCCCCCTGACCAGGTTGATTGGTACCCAGCGCTTTATGATGCCTCAGCAAAAGCGATTTTCAATGTCATTAAACAAGCACCTGCTGCCTGCCAGCGATTAATGATTATTGGTCATAACCCTGGCATTGAAGAAACCATCGAAACCTTAGACCCCAAATTCAGCGAGATGATACCCACCTGCTGTGTTACCCGCATCCGCTGCAATATTAAAAACTGGCAGGAAATTAGTAAAAAATGTGGTGAAGTGATGGACTGTTTAAAACCCAAAGAGGTATTGGCGGAATTAATTTAA
- a CDS encoding sphingomyelin phosphodiesterase, with protein sequence MTLFNIKKRIAFLVLLVPLSLLFSSVSNAATSLRVMTFNIMQLGYQNWDQSNRLQRTPNAIRQLNNLPDVIIFNEAFTDSAYSTITSHLADLYPYSTPVVGQSCSGYGWHSLNGDCSSSAVVIRGGVFIMSRYPITEQHAYIYRTSHSKTWDYWANKGAALVKISKNGMTFNVVGTHLQADENDAPDAHNYRMNQLKEMNSWIKNTLQVPSYQPVIIAGDLNVEFSKSQHVNDMKAACQCQLNYIQSNYGSFSSSTNWVAKANAYSSGFSLFYNDTLDYVMSHNGYKQPRSTTNMEVIPLKSDQSWYWSYLSGSWGQGIYSNGYYSDLSDHYPVVSTFTYY encoded by the coding sequence ATGACATTATTTAATATTAAAAAGCGCATTGCTTTTTTGGTTTTATTAGTACCACTTTCTCTTTTATTTTCCTCTGTTTCCAACGCCGCTACCTCACTTCGCGTGATGACTTTTAATATCATGCAATTAGGCTATCAAAACTGGGACCAAAGTAATCGGCTGCAACGTACACCCAATGCTATTCGACAATTAAATAATTTACCTGATGTTATTATTTTTAATGAAGCATTTACAGATAGTGCATATTCAACAATTACCTCTCATTTAGCAGACCTTTATCCCTATAGCACACCCGTAGTCGGACAAAGTTGCTCTGGCTATGGCTGGCATTCCCTCAATGGTGATTGTTCTAGTAGTGCCGTTGTGATTAGAGGCGGCGTATTTATTATGAGTCGTTATCCTATAACTGAGCAACATGCTTATATCTATCGAACTTCCCACTCTAAAACCTGGGACTATTGGGCTAACAAAGGCGCTGCGTTAGTTAAAATCAGTAAAAATGGCATGACATTTAATGTGGTCGGCACTCATTTGCAAGCGGATGAAAATGATGCACCCGATGCCCATAATTATCGCATGAATCAATTAAAAGAAATGAATAGTTGGATTAAAAATACGTTGCAGGTACCTTCCTACCAGCCGGTCATTATTGCCGGGGATTTAAATGTCGAGTTTAGTAAGTCCCAGCATGTCAATGATATGAAGGCAGCTTGCCAATGCCAACTTAATTACATTCAATCAAACTATGGTTCATTTTCTTCCAGCACCAATTGGGTAGCGAAAGCCAACGCTTATTCCAGTGGATTCAGCTTATTTTACAATGACACTTTAGACTATGTGATGAGTCATAACGGCTATAAACAGCCTCGTAGCACTACTAATATGGAAGTTATTCCATTAAAGTCAGATCAAAGCTGGTACTGGAGTTATTTAAGCGGTAGCTGGGGACAGGGTATTTACAGTAATGGTTACTATAGCGACTTATCAGACCATTACCCTGTGGTTAGTACTTTCACCTATTATTAA
- the aroC gene encoding chorismate synthase, with the protein MSGNTFGKLFTVTTFGESHGPALGCIVDGCPPGLPVSEADLQLELDRRKPGTSKFTTQRREPDQVKILSGVFEGKTTGTPIGLVIENTDQRSKDYSNIKDQFRPGHADYTYTQKYGFRDYRGGGRSSARETAMRVAAGAIAKKYLAQQGVIIQGYLSQLGPIELDCVDMSGVNQNPFFSADPDKIPQLEDYMQALRKSGDSIGAEVTVMASGLIPGLGEPIFDRLDADIAHALMSINAVKGVEIGDGFAVVNQKGTEHRDEITPEGFLSNHAGGVLGGISTGQTLVARMALKPTSSLHLPGRSVDIHGQPIEVVTKGRHDPCVGIRATPIAEAMLALVLMDHWLRHRAQNADVVSPTPVISGEVK; encoded by the coding sequence ATGTCAGGAAACACATTTGGTAAGTTATTTACGGTCACTACCTTTGGTGAAAGTCATGGCCCTGCTTTAGGCTGTATAGTTGATGGTTGCCCACCAGGGTTGCCGGTTAGTGAAGCCGATTTGCAATTGGAACTGGATCGCCGTAAGCCAGGTACGTCTAAATTTACCACTCAGCGTCGGGAGCCAGATCAGGTAAAAATTTTATCGGGGGTGTTTGAGGGTAAAACCACAGGCACGCCGATAGGGCTGGTGATTGAAAATACGGATCAGCGCTCAAAGGATTACTCCAATATCAAAGACCAGTTTCGCCCTGGCCATGCAGACTATACCTATACCCAAAAATACGGCTTTCGTGATTACCGTGGCGGTGGTCGCTCGTCTGCCAGAGAAACAGCCATGCGAGTTGCTGCGGGGGCTATTGCCAAAAAATACCTGGCCCAGCAAGGAGTTATTATTCAGGGCTACTTATCTCAATTAGGTCCAATTGAGCTGGACTGTGTGGATATGAGTGGGGTTAACCAAAACCCGTTTTTTTCCGCTGATCCTGACAAAATCCCTCAGCTTGAAGACTATATGCAAGCGCTAAGAAAATCGGGAGACTCAATCGGTGCAGAAGTGACCGTGATGGCGTCAGGGTTAATCCCCGGTTTAGGTGAACCTATTTTCGACCGGTTGGATGCAGACATTGCCCATGCTCTAATGAGTATTAATGCCGTTAAAGGGGTGGAAATCGGTGATGGCTTTGCCGTGGTCAATCAAAAAGGCACTGAACATCGGGATGAAATAACCCCAGAAGGTTTTTTATCAAATCATGCGGGTGGCGTATTAGGTGGTATTTCCACTGGACAAACCCTTGTGGCCCGGATGGCTTTAAAGCCCACTTCCAGCCTGCATTTACCAGGGCGAAGTGTCGATATTCATGGTCAACCGATCGAAGTGGTGACCAAAGGTCGTCATGATCCTTGTGTTGGTATCCGAGCCACACCTATTGCCGAAGCCATGTTAGCGCTGGTATTAATGGATCATTGGCTGCGCCATCGAGCTCAAAATGCTGATGTGGTATCACCCACGCCGGTAATTTCAGGAGAGGTTAAATAG
- the prmB gene encoding 50S ribosomal protein L3 N(5)-glutamine methyltransferase, translating into MQLQQTPSFQGLTTIRDFIRWAYSRFNQADLFYGHGADNSWDEAVHLVLQSLALPWDIEQPLFDCHLTDDEKQHVASLINQRIEQRIPTAYLVNQAWFCGLPFYVDERVLVPRSPIAELINNQFRPWLVASSVDRVLDLCAGSGCIGIACAYAFPEAQVDIADISTDALQVATINVDQHELAHRVSLVQSDLYQALSQHRYQLIVSNPPYVDAEDMADMPAEFHHEPALGLEAGDDGLDLVKHILAKAADYLTDDGLLVVEVGNSQWALEEQFPQVPFTWVEFEQGGHGVFVLSAADCKQFQPVFQTQINKAV; encoded by the coding sequence GTGCAGCTACAACAAACCCCATCGTTTCAAGGGTTAACTACCATCCGAGATTTTATCCGCTGGGCCTATAGCCGATTTAATCAGGCCGATTTGTTTTATGGCCATGGTGCAGATAACAGCTGGGATGAAGCTGTGCATTTGGTGTTACAAAGTTTGGCGCTACCCTGGGATATAGAGCAGCCATTATTTGATTGTCATTTAACTGATGATGAAAAGCAGCATGTCGCTTCTTTAATTAATCAGCGAATTGAGCAGCGAATTCCAACAGCCTATCTGGTCAATCAAGCCTGGTTTTGTGGGTTACCTTTTTATGTAGATGAGCGGGTGCTGGTTCCTCGCTCGCCCATTGCTGAATTAATTAATAACCAGTTTCGTCCTTGGCTGGTCGCTAGCTCCGTTGATCGTGTGCTGGATTTATGTGCAGGCAGTGGCTGTATTGGTATTGCCTGTGCTTATGCGTTTCCAGAGGCGCAAGTGGATATAGCGGATATTTCAACAGATGCACTCCAGGTGGCGACCATTAATGTTGACCAGCATGAGCTGGCTCACCGAGTATCACTGGTGCAATCTGATTTATATCAAGCATTATCTCAGCATCGTTACCAACTGATCGTGAGCAATCCTCCTTATGTGGATGCTGAAGATATGGCAGATATGCCAGCTGAGTTTCATCATGAGCCGGCTCTGGGGTTAGAAGCGGGTGATGATGGGTTAGATTTAGTCAAACATATTTTAGCAAAAGCAGCTGACTACTTAACCGATGATGGGCTATTAGTGGTAGAGGTGGGTAATAGTCAGTGGGCGTTAGAAGAACAGTTTCCACAGGTGCCGTTTACCTGGGTGGAGTTTGAACAGGGAGGCCATGGTGTGTTTGTATTGAGTGCTGCGGACTGCAAACAATTTCAGCCAGTATTCCAAACTCAGATTAATAAAGCAGTTTAG
- a CDS encoding Smr/MutS family protein — protein sequence MPKQPKNTTPPPLPANEIAEFLAEVHDVDFVFQPATVAIPSELPEPSATQQAKQQAATVDTNGVTVDGLSEGYVPLIGPEEKVEYYQPGIQLGHFQQLKQGKFSIDYQLDLHGYRIDEARKLVVEFLQFCQRQGYRCVKIIHGKSHRNFGKRPTLKSYLNTWLRQLPNVIAFCTTPAHAGGNGSMFILLKKKGGRKRQKNTLPVS from the coding sequence ATGCCAAAGCAGCCGAAAAACACCACTCCCCCTCCATTACCAGCCAATGAAATTGCAGAATTTTTGGCTGAAGTGCATGATGTGGATTTTGTTTTTCAACCAGCCACTGTCGCTATCCCCTCAGAGCTGCCAGAACCATCAGCCACCCAACAAGCTAAACAACAAGCGGCAACTGTCGACACCAACGGTGTAACTGTAGATGGTTTGTCTGAAGGTTATGTTCCACTAATTGGGCCTGAAGAAAAAGTAGAGTATTACCAGCCCGGTATCCAGTTAGGTCACTTCCAGCAACTGAAGCAGGGTAAGTTTTCAATTGATTACCAACTGGACTTACACGGTTATCGTATTGATGAGGCCCGCAAGCTTGTGGTTGAATTTTTACAGTTTTGCCAACGCCAAGGTTATCGCTGCGTCAAAATCATTCATGGCAAGTCCCATCGCAACTTTGGCAAACGCCCTACCTTAAAAAGCTACCTGAATACTTGGCTCAGGCAACTACCCAATGTAATTGCCTTTTGTACCACTCCCGCCCATGCCGGTGGTAATGGTTCAATGTTCATTCTGCTTAAAAAAAAGGGGGGCCGTAAAAGGCAAAAAAATACTTTACCCGTTAGTTAG
- the folE gene encoding GTP cyclohydrolase I FolE, producing MEQAFSKIIEAIGEDVSRPGLKDTPARAAKAMQFLTRGYQQSLEEVVNDALFPSDNDEMVLVKDIELYSLCEHHLLPFIGKCHVAYLPTGNVLGLSKVARIVDMFARRLQIQENMTRQIAETIEQVTNAKGVAVVIEAKHMCMMMRGVEKQNSVMKTSVMLGQFRKSENTRFEFLSLIKD from the coding sequence ATGGAACAGGCATTTAGTAAAATTATCGAAGCCATTGGCGAAGATGTCAGCCGTCCTGGTTTAAAAGACACTCCAGCGCGTGCTGCCAAAGCAATGCAGTTTTTAACTCGCGGCTATCAACAAAGTCTTGAGGAAGTCGTTAATGACGCATTGTTTCCTTCTGATAACGATGAGATGGTGTTAGTAAAAGACATTGAGCTTTATTCGCTTTGTGAACATCACCTGTTGCCTTTTATTGGCAAGTGCCATGTCGCCTATTTACCAACAGGCAACGTCTTAGGTTTATCCAAAGTTGCCCGCATTGTTGACATGTTTGCCCGCCGCCTGCAAATTCAAGAAAACATGACCCGACAAATTGCCGAAACCATTGAGCAAGTGACAAATGCCAAAGGAGTTGCGGTGGTGATTGAAGCCAAGCATATGTGCATGATGATGCGAGGCGTTGAAAAGCAAAACTCCGTAATGAAAACCTCTGTAATGCTGGGTCAATTCAGAAAAAGCGAAAATACCCGCTTTGAGTTTTTATCGCTGATTAAAGATTAA
- a CDS encoding patatin-like phospholipase family protein, with protein MSSTQEIVTIANMQKTVSLVLGSGGARGYAHIGVIEELTSRGYQIKCIAGCSMGALVGGIYAAGKLSDFEAWVSELNTLDVVRLLDLRLKGQGALKGNKVFEVLREMVGDCAIESLPIPYTAVATDLEAQREVWFQSGPLLEAIRASIAIPSIFTPVRIGSRLFVDGGVLNPLPIAPTVSAHSDLIVAVDLSADDDGLDLPTSQQVVVQPQAPTALDRWFAQLKLRTQGFRESRKDEFTSVVEGDDPVLKRGMLDIINESLETMQGALTRYKLAAHPPDVLIGIPKSICRFYEFHKGPELIQMGQVIARDVLDRFEAHQRENGGKNNGNGGKVVIR; from the coding sequence ATGAGTAGTACACAAGAGATCGTTACCATCGCTAATATGCAAAAAACAGTATCGTTAGTATTGGGTAGTGGTGGAGCAAGAGGTTATGCCCATATTGGTGTCATAGAAGAACTCACGAGTCGTGGTTATCAAATTAAATGTATCGCTGGCTGTTCAATGGGGGCATTAGTGGGTGGTATTTATGCCGCTGGCAAACTGTCTGATTTTGAAGCTTGGGTAAGTGAGTTGAACACCCTTGATGTAGTAAGGCTGTTGGATTTGCGCTTAAAAGGTCAGGGGGCTTTAAAAGGCAATAAAGTATTTGAGGTATTGCGGGAAATGGTGGGTGACTGTGCCATTGAGTCGCTACCAATCCCTTATACGGCAGTTGCCACTGATTTAGAAGCACAACGTGAGGTGTGGTTCCAATCTGGCCCCTTGCTTGAAGCCATACGTGCTTCCATTGCCATACCCAGTATTTTTACTCCAGTTCGAATTGGGTCACGACTATTTGTTGATGGTGGCGTATTAAACCCGCTGCCTATTGCCCCAACGGTATCTGCCCATAGTGACTTAATTGTTGCGGTTGACTTAAGTGCTGATGATGATGGGCTTGATCTGCCTACTAGTCAACAGGTAGTGGTTCAGCCTCAGGCGCCGACAGCTCTTGATCGCTGGTTTGCTCAGCTAAAGTTGCGTACTCAAGGGTTTCGTGAGTCGCGTAAAGATGAATTTACCAGTGTCGTAGAAGGGGACGACCCCGTGTTAAAGCGGGGGATGCTGGATATTATCAACGAGTCTTTGGAAACGATGCAGGGCGCATTAACACGTTACAAGCTGGCGGCACATCCGCCGGATGTTTTAATCGGTATTCCCAAAAGTATTTGCCGCTTTTATGAGTTTCATAAAGGGCCAGAGCTAATTCAAATGGGGCAGGTGATTGCTAGGGATGTGTTGGATCGGTTTGAAGCTCATCAGCGGGAAAATGGCGGGAAGAATAATGGAAATGGCGGCAAAGTGGTGATTCGGTAG
- a CDS encoding alpha/beta hydrolase codes for MQYNSSGLVSPLIETTLNTARPITIKHQGQTWAGLAWGPADKAPWLAFHGWLDNAASFAQLAAQLPDQHIIAVDLTGHGKSHFRVGEGAYLLWDYVADIRSILMGLNIDQASLIGHSLGAIVSAMYAGCYPEKVARLILLDGLIPFTCRDEDTPQQLRKTLEQEPILVKSSRSYESVRQAVKIRQLQGKLSFEAAWLLTAYGLEPVQGGSSYRWRYDSRLKLPSRWRLTENQAGAFIKAIQAKLLLLVAEQGLFPDKLQQCANHWLAEAACIVVPGHHHFHLEQETVGTIADEIHHWLSE; via the coding sequence ATGCAATACAACAGCTCCGGCCTGGTTTCCCCTTTAATTGAAACAACGTTAAATACAGCGCGGCCTATTACCATCAAACATCAAGGACAAACCTGGGCTGGATTGGCATGGGGGCCCGCCGATAAAGCGCCTTGGCTGGCTTTTCATGGTTGGCTGGATAATGCAGCCAGTTTTGCTCAGCTAGCCGCACAGTTACCAGACCAGCATATTATTGCTGTTGATTTAACTGGGCATGGTAAGAGCCATTTTAGGGTTGGGGAAGGTGCTTATTTATTATGGGATTATGTAGCTGATATTCGTTCTATTTTAATGGGGTTGAATATTGATCAGGCATCATTAATTGGGCACTCGTTAGGGGCCATCGTTTCGGCTATGTATGCAGGCTGTTACCCAGAAAAAGTAGCGCGGCTAATTTTATTAGATGGGCTAATTCCATTTACCTGCCGTGATGAAGATACTCCCCAACAGTTGCGCAAAACCTTAGAGCAAGAGCCTATTTTAGTTAAATCAAGCCGTAGTTATGAATCGGTCAGACAAGCAGTAAAAATAAGACAGCTACAAGGTAAGTTGTCTTTTGAAGCGGCTTGGCTGCTGACAGCTTATGGGCTTGAGCCAGTGCAAGGTGGCAGTAGTTATCGCTGGCGTTATGACTCGCGTTTAAAATTACCTTCACGTTGGCGTTTAACAGAAAACCAAGCAGGTGCTTTTATCAAAGCAATTCAAGCTAAACTTTTATTACTGGTGGCAGAACAAGGACTCTTTCCCGATAAACTACAACAGTGTGCCAATCATTGGTTGGCTGAAGCCGCTTGTATCGTCGTTCCGGGCCATCATCATTTTCACTTAGAGCAGGAAACAGTAGGAACAATCGCTGATGAAATCCATCACTGGCTGAGTGAATAA
- a CDS encoding alpha/beta fold hydrolase: MTPIHFSHANGFPGETYQALFQALEQRGLSVDYLSLHGHNPRFPVADNWLGLVDELIETIKQRHQRPVIAVGHSLGGVLSAFAAEQQPHLFKAVILLDSPVLTALDCSIVNLAKRLGLIDKITPAGRTKGRRNLWVSREEAKQYFSKRSLFAQFTEQCLDDYVEHGLVDHNTGVALRYDPEIEVSIYRTIPHIKLSKHYKVPTALVYGKQSDVIRRHQVSMMRRQRNFYVREVAGSHMFPLEDPIGTAGQIIHAIQQLRPGFPFN; this comes from the coding sequence TTGACTCCTATTCACTTTTCTCATGCGAATGGTTTCCCTGGTGAAACCTATCAAGCGTTATTTCAAGCACTAGAGCAGCGTGGTCTTAGTGTTGATTACTTGTCTTTGCATGGCCACAACCCCCGCTTTCCTGTTGCTGATAACTGGTTGGGGCTGGTGGATGAATTAATTGAAACCATAAAGCAACGTCATCAACGGCCAGTGATAGCCGTTGGCCATTCGTTAGGCGGGGTGTTATCTGCTTTTGCTGCAGAGCAACAACCCCACTTATTTAAAGCGGTTATTTTATTAGACTCGCCAGTATTAACAGCCCTGGACTGCTCAATTGTTAATCTGGCAAAACGGCTGGGGCTGATTGATAAGATTACTCCAGCGGGACGAACCAAAGGTAGAAGAAACCTTTGGGTGAGCAGGGAAGAAGCTAAGCAGTATTTTTCAAAACGGTCTTTATTTGCCCAATTTACAGAACAGTGCCTGGATGATTATGTTGAACATGGGCTAGTTGATCATAATACAGGTGTTGCCTTAAGGTATGACCCTGAAATAGAAGTCTCTATCTATCGAACTATTCCTCATATTAAACTCAGCAAACACTATAAAGTGCCAACAGCGTTGGTTTATGGAAAACAAAGCGATGTCATAAGACGGCACCAAGTGTCTATGATGCGTCGGCAGCGAAATTTTTATGTACGTGAAGTGGCAGGTAGCCACATGTTTCCTTTGGAAGACCCTATTGGCACAGCAGGACAAATCATTCATGCAATACAACAGCTCCGGCCTGGTTTCCCCTTTAATTGA
- the sixA gene encoding phosphohistidine phosphatase SixA translates to MMQLLIMRHGDAAMTIPDAARVLTQQGVQQVQQQANQLLQEQLIPDQIIASPLQRAQQTAELVAQAIAPAVKVKTLGSLTPNDSPQTALQALDDKANSGEVSLDTGCILVVSHLPLVAVLTSLLVEGHQQRAFTFMTADVVVLEAEVIAAGCCQLLKQLRVQ, encoded by the coding sequence ATGATGCAGCTATTGATTATGCGTCATGGTGATGCTGCCATGACTATACCTGATGCAGCAAGAGTCTTGACTCAGCAAGGTGTACAACAAGTGCAACAGCAGGCAAACCAGCTGCTGCAGGAACAGCTGATTCCAGATCAAATTATTGCTAGTCCTTTGCAACGTGCCCAACAAACTGCAGAACTAGTGGCACAAGCAATAGCGCCAGCGGTTAAGGTAAAAACACTGGGCTCGTTAACCCCAAATGACTCTCCTCAGACAGCATTACAAGCACTTGATGACAAAGCAAATTCGGGTGAAGTATCGCTCGACACAGGCTGTATATTAGTGGTGAGTCACTTGCCGCTAGTGGCTGTATTGACCAGCTTACTGGTTGAGGGACATCAACAGCGGGCTTTTACTTTTATGACCGCTGATGTGGTTGTCCTTGAAGCTGAAGTGATAGCAGCAGGATGCTGTCAATTACTCAAACAGCTTCGGGTGCAGTAA
- a CDS encoding DUF4389 domain-containing protein, which yields MDQLVKQNIKSDSQWLRVLFIVLYGIAYQVAELVVLFIVIIQILFSLFTGEPNQKLTQFADGVNRFIFQILQFITYKTDEKPFPFQDWPEPSAQVGKPSAHLKQPAPDEDAPIANK from the coding sequence ATGGATCAGTTGGTAAAACAGAATATCAAGTCAGACTCCCAATGGCTAAGGGTATTGTTTATCGTACTCTACGGGATAGCCTATCAAGTTGCAGAGTTAGTAGTGCTATTTATAGTGATAATTCAAATACTATTTTCGCTGTTTACTGGTGAACCAAACCAAAAACTGACCCAATTTGCTGATGGGGTGAATCGGTTTATCTTCCAAATTCTCCAGTTTATTACTTACAAAACTGACGAGAAGCCGTTTCCTTTTCAAGACTGGCCAGAGCCTTCAGCGCAAGTTGGAAAACCTTCAGCTCATTTAAAACAGCCTGCGCCTGATGAAGATGCACCAATTGCAAATAAGTAG
- a CDS encoding NAD(P)H-dependent glycerol-3-phosphate dehydrogenase produces the protein MKRIVAVLGGGSFGTAIANILCHNGHQVKLWLRDHQLADHINHQHVNNRYFPDYPLHPALIATTDPVQAVADAELVFIATPSKAFRATIHPLQQQLAGKCIVSTTKGIEADSFMLMSQILQQEIPTAKVGVLSGPNLAKEIMAKGLTATVIASADNELRQLVQSVLHCDYFRVYGNDDMFGVELGGALKNIYAIVAGMAEAMGMGANTKSMLITRALAEMSRFAVNMGANPMTFIGLAGVGDLIVTCMSPLSRNFQVGMALGQGKSLEDAEAALGQIAEGVNTLQLVKDQADQIGVYMPLVSGLYEVVVMKQPVEKVVRSLMLGEQKTDVDFSVTELLARQ, from the coding sequence ATGAAGCGAATAGTTGCAGTATTAGGTGGTGGTAGTTTTGGTACTGCCATTGCAAATATCCTGTGTCATAATGGCCATCAGGTCAAGCTATGGCTGCGTGATCACCAATTAGCTGATCATATTAATCATCAACATGTTAATAATCGTTATTTTCCTGATTACCCGTTACACCCTGCTCTTATTGCTACGACAGACCCGGTTCAAGCAGTAGCGGATGCTGAGCTGGTTTTTATTGCAACCCCCAGCAAAGCCTTTCGTGCCACTATTCACCCTCTTCAACAACAACTGGCGGGTAAGTGTATTGTCAGTACCACTAAAGGTATTGAGGCTGACAGTTTTATGTTGATGAGCCAAATTCTTCAACAAGAGATTCCAACGGCGAAGGTGGGTGTGTTAAGTGGACCTAACCTGGCAAAAGAAATTATGGCAAAGGGGCTGACTGCTACCGTGATTGCCAGTGCAGATAATGAGCTGCGTCAGCTGGTTCAGTCAGTATTACATTGCGACTATTTCCGTGTGTATGGTAATGACGACATGTTTGGGGTAGAGCTGGGTGGGGCCCTGAAAAATATTTATGCCATTGTGGCTGGTATGGCCGAAGCAATGGGGATGGGGGCGAATACCAAAAGCATGTTGATTACCCGTGCATTAGCAGAAATGAGCCGATTTGCTGTAAACATGGGGGCAAATCCCATGACTTTTATAGGTTTGGCTGGAGTGGGTGATTTAATTGTGACCTGTATGTCACCTCTTAGTCGAAACTTTCAGGTGGGGATGGCATTGGGTCAGGGGAAATCCTTGGAAGATGCTGAGGCTGCATTAGGTCAGATAGCAGAAGGCGTCAATACCCTACAACTGGTGAAAGATCAAGCAGATCAAATAGGGGTTTATATGCCACTAGTGTCGGGTCTTTATGAAGTGGTTGTAATGAAGCAGCCGGTTGAAAAAGTTGTCCGCAGCTTAATGCTGGGAGAACAAAAGACAGATGTTGACTTTAGTGTCACAGAACTATTAGCGAGGCAGTAA